TCGAACCGACACCGGGGTTCGAGTGTCTCGCCGACTGATGCCAGGGATTCCCGACGCCGCCGTGTCCGATCCACTGGAGCACGATCCGACGACGCTCGCGCTGGACGATCCGGACCTGTATCTCAACCGTGAGCTGAGCGAACTGGCCTTCCAGCAGCGGGTGCTCCACGAGGCGCTCGACGACCGGAACCCACCCTTGGAGCGCGTCCGATTTCTGGCACTCTTTACGAAGAACATGGACGAGTTCTTCATGAAGCGTGTCGGCGGGCTCGAACAACAGGTCGATGCCGGTGTGACGACCCCGACGGTCGACGGGCGGACACCTGCCGAGCAACTCCGGGAGGTCCTCGACCGTTCCCGCCCGATGTTCGAGCGGCAGGCGGCCTGCTACCGCGAGACGATCCGGCCTGCGCTTGCCGAGGCGGGGATCGAGATCGTCGACTACGACGACCTCGGCAGCGCGACCCAGGAGGAACTGCGGCTGTACTTCGAGCAGGACGTCCTGCCGACGTTGACGCCGCTCGCGGTCGATCCGGCACACCCGTTCCCGTTCATCTCGAATCTGAGCCTCTCGCTGGCGGTGTTGACCCGCCGTGACGACGCCGAGGAGCCGACGTTCACGCGCGTGAAGATCCCGCAGAATCGCCCTCGGCTGATCGAGGTCGACGATCAGCGGTTCGTTCTGCTCGAAGAGGTGATCCGGGCGAACCTGGATCTGCTCTTCCCGCAGGTCGAGATCGTCGACACCACGTTGTTCCGGATCACGCGCAACGCCGAGGTCAGGCGCAACGAGGAGGTCGCCGAGGACCTCATCGACGTGATCGAGGACGTCATCGAACAGCGTCGGTTCGCGACGGTCGTCCGTCTGGAGGTCGAGGCCGACGCGCCGGACCGAATCGTGGATACACTGGCGTCCCAACTCGATCTCGACGATCGCGAGATCTACACTGTCGACGGGCCGCTGGATTTCCGGGATTTCATGGAGTTGACCGACCTCGATCGGCCGGCACTCAAACTCGACCCGTGGACGCCTCAGCCTCATCCCCGGCTGCAGGGTGACGAACACGGCTACGACCACGAGTTCGACCTCGCCCAGAGCCACGACGACATCTTCAGCGAGATCCGCAGCGACGACGTCCTCTTGCACCACCCATACCACTCCTTCGACCGGACGGTCCAGCGATTCCTCGACGAGGCCGCCAACGACCCCGACGTCCTGGCGATCAAAGCCGCGATCTACCGGACTGCCAGCGACTCCCAGGTCATCCAGACGCTGATCGACGCCGCCGAGAACGGCAAGCAGGTCGCGGTGATGGTCGAACTCAAGGCCCGCTTCGACGAGCAGAACAACCTCGAATGGGTCCGCCGTCTCGAAGAACACGGAATCCACGTCGCCTACGGAACGATCGGCCTGAAGACTCACACCAAGACGGCACTGGTCGTCCGCCAGGAATCGGATGGCGTCCAGCTGTACTCCCACGTCGCGACCGGTAACTACCACTCCGAGACTGCCAAAGGCTACGTCGACCTCGGACTGCTCACGGCTGACCGGGACATCGGACAAGACCTGGTCAAGGTGTTCAACTTCTTCACCGGCCCCTCCTTGGACGATCAGTTCCGGAAACTACTGATCGCGCCCGTCACGATGCGTGAGTCGTTCACCGAATACATCCGACGCGAGGCGGATCTGGCGCGCAACGGCGACGCTGGTCGAATCGTCGCGAAGGTCAACGGCCTCGAAGACCCCGAAATCGTCAGGGAACTGTACGAGGCCGGACAGGCTGGCGTCGAGATCGATTTGATCGTCCGGGACATCTGCCGGCTCCGGCCGGGCATCGAGGGACTCAGCGATTCGATTCGAGTTCACAGCGTCGTCGGGCGTTTTCTCGAACACTCACGGATCTTCTACTTCGAGAACGGAGGCGATCCCGAGTACTACATCGGCTCGGCGGACTGGATGACGCGCAACCTCGACTACCGTGTCGAGGCTGTCGCACCAGTCGAGGACGTGACGCTACGCGAGCAGTTGCGATTCGTTCTGGAAGTGATGCTGACGGACAACGTCAAGCGCTGGGAGATGCAGCCAGACGGGACCTACGAGCAGTGTACCCCTGGCCCGGACGAACAACCGCGGAACACACAGGAAATTCTGATGGCGGCCGCTCGTCAGGCAGCCGAGCGGCGGGAGGTCAACCACGGCGTCTTCGAACCCTATCCCATCACCGGCGACCTCCTGGTCGAACCGGCCGACGAGGATCGCAATCTGCCGGCCGCGCTCCGCGAGCATCGCGACGTCTGGTATCGACCGGACAGCCGCCAGTACGCCTTTGCTGTGCGGACGCCTGACGGCGAGCGCGCCTATCGGGAAACTGCGGCGGGGGCCGCAAGCGTGATCGAGCGCTACTACGAGTGACGGACGATCCAGAAACGGCGCTGGTCGTCTAGTTCGGTCGCGGCGCGGCCTTCTGGAGGGCGCTTTCGGCGATGTTGCTCCCGTAGTCCGCGGTTCGCGAGAGCGAGTCGACAACGAGCCCGAGTCGCTGGGCGCGCTGGGGGTCGTCGAGTTCGCGGATCTCGTTGTCGACCTCGCGGGCCTGGGCGTCGATCTCACGGATCATCGCCCGGGCCTCGTTGGCCATCTGCGTGGCCTTCTCGGAGTCGTCCTCCAGCAGCGCGTCCATCGCCAGTTCCGGGACGCCGACGGCGGCCTCCTGCAGCCCGATCAGGGCCTCACCCTCGACGTCGCTGCTGCCCTCGACTTCGAGGGCGATCCGGGCGATCTTCGTCGAGTGATCGGCGATCCGTTCGAGCTGTCGTGCTGCGGACTGGTAGTCGAAGACCGTCTCTCGCGGGAAGCCGATGTCGTTGGCGGCGGTCGGATTCCGGAGGACGGTGCGGAACACGCGCGAGACCATGTACCAGAGGCGGTCGACGTCGTCGTCGCGCTCGATGACGTCCTGGGCGAGGTCGTCGTCGTCCTCGACCAGTGCCTTGACGGCGTCGGCCAGCATCGTCAGCGACACCAGTCGCATCCGCGTGATGGCGTTGTGGACCGACAGCTCCGACGAATCCAGCAGGTCCTGCAGGACGACGCGGTCGCTGGTCTCCTCGATGACTTCCAGCCCGACGAGTCCCTGGGTCGCGTTGCGAATCGTGCGCCGCTGTGTGGCGGTGATCCGACTGGATTCGAGCGTGATGATGTCGAAGCCGCTGACGTACATCGTCATCACCGCGCGCGTGAGTTCGTGTTCCTCGTCCAGTCCAGTAATATCGAGTGTCCCCTCCGTGCGCTCCTGTTCGTCTTTCGGCGAGAGCAACAGGAGGTCCTCTTCGGAGTGGAATTCGACGATCGAGCCCGCGCTGACGTCGTTTGCGGTCGCCCAGTCTTTCGGCAGCGAAACAGTATACGTCGAGCCGCCCGTGACCTGGACCTTCCGTGTCTCCATGCTTCATGCTCTTTCCTACGGGAATATAAATTGTACCCTATCTATGTAGAAACCCTTCTTACAGTTACAGGTGCGAAATCTTACGTCGAATCGACTACTAACTCGGGGCGACCGAGATGGCATTCACTTGGAGAGCAGTGATTTTCGCCAGACGGGCCCTGGTAGGATATTGGACCTTTGGTACCGTGTACGGTCACTTAGAGCGTGTGGGCGGGGCGATCTCAGTCGCCCAGATATCCTAGTGAAAAACTCACAAAGACATATCTATATAGTCTACATAGATATAGATAGTTGTAATAGTAGGGTATTTACTTACTTCCCTGTTGCTCTGGAGTGATGAGCGAAGAGACGGGAGGTGTATCGCGGCGTGCGTTCCTTCTCGGTTCCGCAGTAGTCGGCACAGCGGGGCTCGCAGGGTGTGCGAGTCAGCGAGCGATCCAGCCTGGTCGCGCTGCCGGCGGCAACGGATCCAGCAACGTGTCGGCGTTGACCGCCGACGGCTCGTCGACGGTGTATCCGATCGCCAACACCGCCGCCCAGCGCTGGAACGGGAACCCACCTGCGACGGACACCGAATACTGGCCGCACGGGGAGTTCGGTATCGACACGACCCAGAACCTCGCGGACTATTATGCGTCGACGTACGGGTTCGAACCGACCGAGACGCGGTCGACGCCTCCCTTCCGGGCGAACATCGCACTCAGCCACTCCGGGACCGGCGTCAACGCTGTCAGGGAACAGCGTGTGGACATCGGCAACTCCAGCGCGCCCGTCGCCGACGAACTCCCGGACGCCAGCGAGGCGACGCTGGACAGCTTCGTCAACCACGTCGTCGGCGTCGACGGCCAGCCGATCGTCGTCAGCGAGGAACTCTACGAGGCGGGCGTCACGGGCGTCACCGCCGAACAGCTCCGCCAGATCTACCGCAAGGAGATCACCAACTGGTCGGAAATCGGCGGTCCGGACAAGAACATTCGTGTGATCGGCCGCGCCGAGGAGTCCGGGACCGACACCGCGTTCCGGGCGAACCTCTACGGCGACCCCGACGCGCCGATCAGCCCCGACGTCCGCAAGGGGCAGAACCAGCAGGTCGCCCAGCTGGTCGAACAATCGGACAACTCCATCGCCTACCTCGCGCTGGCGTTCGTCAACCAGAACGGGCCCGTCCGACCGATCTCCCTGGAGGTCGACGGGACGGTCTACGAACTCGGGAAGAACCTCGGGGCCAAGGAGTACCCCCTCAGCCGCGACCTCCACATGTACACCTGGGAGGGCACCTCCCGCAAAGAGGCCGCCTTCCTGGATCTGATCCTTTCGGACTTCGGTCAGGAGGTCTGTGTCGCGGGGAACAACTACTTCAAACTCCCAGCTGATCGCCTCGAAAATCAGCGCTCGAAGCTCCCCGAACCCTGAGCCACACATGAACACACGTACAACAGACGCACGTGAGCGCGGCCGGCACCCGCGCACGTCGTCACTGGAGGGGCCACGATGGCATCGATAACAGAACTCCCCGTGCTGACGCTCCGATGGCTCAAACCCACCGTCGTGGACGAAACGGATCGGCTCGGTCTGGCACTCATTACGATCCAGACGCTTGTTCTTGTCGCGACGGCGGCCGCCTTCGCGACCCAGTCGGTCTGGACCATGCCGCTGTTGCTCGCGTTCTTGTTCGTCAGTGCGACCGTGTGGGTGACACGCCAGGCCGCCGCCGCCCGAACGCTCACCTTCTTGATGACGATTTCGACGGTCGTCACGCTCGGTCTGATCGCCTTTTTCCTGTTCGCAGAAGCCATTCCCGTCTTCGAGCGGATGGGCGTTCGCATCCTCCTCCCGCTCGAAGGCGAGATGTGGGATCCCAATACGAACACGTTCTCGCTGGTTCCGATGATCTGGGGGACGGCGATCACGACGATCGTCGCGATTCTGGTCGCCGGCCCACTCGGGGTCGCCGGCGCGCTGTTCATCAGCGAGATCGCACCCGAGCAAGTCCGCGAGATAGTCAAGCCCGGCGTCGAGATTTTGGCCGGGATCCCCTCGATCGTCTACGGGTTCATCGGGTTCACGATCATCAATCCATACGTGAGTTCCGAACTCTCGACGGGCTTCGGCGCACTGCTGCCGATCGGCGTCGTCATCGGCTTCATGGCGCTGCCGACCGTGGTCTCGGTCGCCGAAGACGCCATCTCCACAGTCCCGGAATCGATGAAAAGCGGCGCGCTCGCGATGGGCGCGACCGACTGGCAGACGATGAAGAGCGTCACCGTTCCGGCCGCCTTCTCGGGTATCTCTGCTGCCGTCTTGCTCGGACTCGGCCGGGCGATCGGCGAGACGATGGCGGCGACGGTGATGATCGCCCACGTCAAGGAACTCCCCCAGCCGGCCTACGACGTCTTCGACAGCGGTGAGACGCTGACGACGCTGATCGCAGGCAACTTCGGCCCGGCAGTCGGGACAGAGTACCTCCTCAGCGCACTGTTCGCCGCGGGGGTCGTCCTGTTCCTGATCGTCACCGCGATCAGCATCACGTCCCAGTACATCGAGGAACGGATGAAACGAAAACTCGGAGGTGAGGTATGAGCGAAGCGTACGACAGACAGCTCGTCGCCGAGGGATCCTCTCCGTACGAGCGAGTCGCCGCCGGCACAGTCGCGATCGCGTTCCTGGTGATGTTCGGGGCGATCTTCGCGCTGTTCGGTCGCCAGCCTGTCGACGCCGCGTTCGCGGGCCAGCCGCTGTATCGCTGGTTCGGTCTCGGCCTGCTCGCCCTCGGCGTATCCACGCTGGGGCTGGGTGTCATCTCGCGGCTGGAGTACGTCGAGACCGCTCCCAGCCGCGTTGGCGGTCTCTTCACGGGACTCATCTTCGGCAGTCTGTGGGCGGTCGCGGCCGGGTTTGCCGCCGCGAACACGCTCGGGCTGGGGCAGGGCGGCTGGCTCTTCGTCGCCCCGCTCGCGGGGCTCACTGCTGTCGGATTCTCGATCGTGACTCGCGAGGACCTCTCCTCGACGGTCCCAGTCGGCCTGCTGCTGGTCTTCGCCGGCGTCGTCGTCCTCGCCGGCTTGTTCGGGCCGACCTGGACCTGGTCGCCCCCGGACATCTCCGCGACGTTCCCGGCCGGCATCGTCGTCCCCTCGCTGTCGTTCCTGTTGGTACTGCTCGGCGGCTGGACCGCCGGCAAGGCCTACGCTGGATTCGGGACGCGTGGCCGACAGACGGGCGCGTATCTGCTGATCTCGCTGGTCGTCGTGGCCGTCCTCGGCGTGCTGGTCGCGTTGATCGCGTACATCACTTCGAAAGGCCTCGGCATCACCGTCGAGAACCTCTCGCTCGGGTCCGCGACGGGGCTGCTCGTCGCGGTGACGCTGTTGGTCGCGCTCGCGAGTCGCGAGGCCTGGACGGTCGAGTTCGACCTCACGTCGCCAATCGCGTTCGTGGGTGCCGTCCTCCGAGTCAGTATTCTCACGGTCCTCAGCCTGCTCGCCCTCCTGTTCACTGGTGTTCTCGCCGCTGGACAGTCAGTCACTGCCGGTGGCGTCACCCTCACGCCCTCGACGCGGATCGGAACCGGGTTCGCGTTCCTCTCCGTGTTGCTGTTGTTCGTCCTCGCTCGACGACAGTACGACGGCATCGACGTCCTGAGCGAACGGGACACGCTCCCCGAAAATCTCCGTTCCGGGCTCCTGATCGGGTGGCTCGTGCTGGCAGGCGTCGCCGGGTTCGGGCTGATCACTGGCGTCGCCGACGAGCCGATCGCCTTCGTCGGGACGACGCTCGTCTCCGCCGTCGCCGTCGTCCTGGCTGCCTATCCGCTCGTCCTGCTGGGCCAGCGTCTCGCAGCCGGCGAGTCGATCCGATCCGCGGCGGTCGCGCCAGTGGCCGAACTCCGACTCGCGGTCACTGCGGGACTCGGCTATCTGGTGTTGGCGCTGTGGATCACTGTCACGACCGGCGTCGTCGCGGTCGCGGGGACACAGCTCGGCCCGCTCGTCGGCGTGGTCGCGCTCGCGACGGCCGCACAGCTCGTCGCGCTCTGTTTCGCGATCTACGCCGTCGTCCTCGCTGCCGAGTACGTCCGTGGCGAGCCTGCCGGTGAGACGCGAGACGACGCGCTCGCGCAGGCACAGCTCGCGACTGTCGGTCTGACCGGCGCGTTGACGGTCCTGCTGGCTCACACCGTGCTGACGATGAACGAACTGGTCTTCTTCGATCTGGTCACGATCACGCCGTTCGGCGCGCTGGACTGGCCGTTCGTGATGAACGTCTCCAGCGGCCTCGGAATCCAGCCAGGCGTCCTGCCCGCCATCGTCGGCACGGTCTGGCTGGTCGCTGGCGCGGTCCTGTTTGCCGTCCCGCTCGCGCTCGGTGCGGCGGTCTACCTCACGGAGTACGCCGAGGAGAGCCTCCTCACCCGGATCGTCGAGATCGCCACCAACGGCCTCTGGAGTACGCCCAGCATCGTCTTCGGGCTGTTCGTGCTGGCGTTTATCGTCCCGCGATTCGGTAACACGCCGTCGCTGTTCGCGGGCCAGCTCGCGCTCGGATTCATGCTCATGCCGCTCGTGCTCATCACGAGCCGTGAGGCGCTCAAGAGCGTCCCCGACGAGTACCGTGACGCCAGCGCCGCCCTCGGCGTGAGCAAGTGGGAGACGATCCGATCCGTGGTGATTCCGGCCGCCATGCCGGGTGTCATCACCGGCGTCATCCTCGGCGTCGGTCGGATCGCTGGTGAAACCGCACCGATCCTGCTGGTGACTCGGGGGCCGAACTTCCCGAGTCAGGCACCGCGAATCCTGGAGAGTTTCCAGGTTTCGACGAGTCTCCAGCCCCCGTTCCTCCACGTGACTAATCCTGCGCTGATCGAACGGGCGAGCGCCCTGCCGTATCAGGTCTATGCCGTCATCTCCGCCGGCGTGGGCGAACGCGAGGCCTTCGGCTGGGGGACGGCGCTCGTCCTCCTCGCCGTCGTCCTCTCGTTCTACGCGATCGGCATCGTCTCGCGGCGCTACTTCAGGAGGAAACTCGAACAATGACAGAGATGAACATCGACACCGCGACCGAGGAATCGCAGACGACCGACACCGACCAGACGGCAGAGACCGCGACGGTCACCACCAGCGGCGAGAGCGTCGAGGAGACCCGCGACGCCTGGACGGACTACCGCGTCGCCGGCACGCCCATCATGTCCGCCGAGGACCTGAACGTCTATTACGGCGACGACCACGCGCTCAAGGACATCTCGATGGAGATTCCCGAGAAGAGCGTCACCGCACTCATCGGCCCCTCGGGCTGTGGGAAGTCGACGTACCTGCGGTGTCTGAACCGGATGAACGACCGGATCAAGGCCGCTCGTGTCGAAGGCTCGGTCGAGTTCGACGGCCAGAATATCTACCAGCCCGGCACGAACCTGGTCGAACTCCGCAAGCGCGTCGGGATGGTCTTTCAGGAGCCCAACCCCTTCCCGAAGTCGATCCGGGACAACATCGCCTACGGCCCGCGCAAGCACGGCGAGATCAACCGCGGGCTCGTCGCCCGGATGCTCGGTCGCGACGAGAAGGACAAAGAAGACGAACTCGTCGAGCGCTGTCTCCGGCAAGCGGCCCTCTGGGACGAAGTCAAAGACCGGCTGGACGACAACGCGCTGGGCCTCTCGGGTGGCCAACAACAGCGGCTCTGTATCGCTCGCGCGCTGGCGACCGATCCCGAAGTTTTGCTGATGGACGAGCCCGCCAGTGCGCTCGACCCCATCGCGACCTCGAAGATCGAGGACCTCATCGAGGAACTGGCCGAGGACTACACGGTCGTCGTCGTCACCCACAACATGCAGCAGGCCGCCCGCATTTCCGATCAGACCGCCGTCTTCCTCACCGGCGGCGAGCTGGTCGAGTACGACGACACCGAGAAGATCTTCGAGAACCCCGAGAGCCAGCGTGTCGAGGACTACATCACCGGGAAGTTCGGGTAACTGCAACGTCTGCGAGAACACCAACTTACATCACCACCCCCATCGGACTCAAAACCATGCCACGAGAATCCTATCAGGCGAAACTCGACGACCTGCGCGAGGACGTCCTCTACATGAGCGAGGTCGTCCTCGACCGCGTCCGCCAGGGACTCGAAGCCCTGCAATCGAAAGACGAACAGCTCGCCCAGCAGATTATCGACGGCGACAGCGAGATCAACCAGCTCTATCTCGACCTCGAACGGGACTGTGTCGACCTGCTGGCCCTCCAGCAGCCAGTCGCCGGCGACCTGCGATTCATCGCCGCCTCGTTCAAGATCATCACCGATCTGGAACGCATCGGCGATCTGGCGACGAACCTCGGCGAGTACACGCTGGAGGCCGACCGCGAGATGTACCCCGAGGTCGACATCCAGGCCATCGGCGACGCCGTCGTCGAGATGGTCGAAGAGTCGATGGACGCCTACGCCGAGGAAAACATCGACGCGACGTTCGACATCGCCGCGCGCGACGACGAGATCGACGACCTCTGTGCGAACGCCTCCGACGCGGTCGTCCGAGACCTCATCGAACGCGAGATCGACGACCAGACCTCCGAGGAAGAGATCGAACGCCTCATGGCCGACGTCTCCCGTCTCCTGCTGACGATCCGGGACCTCGAACGGATCGGCGACCACGCCGTCAATATCGCCGCCCGGACGCTGTATATGGCCGAGAACGACGACGAACTGATCTACTAAGAACCCACTTTTTACTGCGTCGGGTTCGAGTCGCGCCGGAGGCGCGCTCGAACCACTCCTTGCAAAAACTTGGGGAAAAACGACCTCGACCTCACGGCTTCGCCGCTCGGTCGAGTGAAACGGCGCTCACTGTCTCGCGGTTTCACCGCTCGACTTTCCGAAATCGCGCAGCGACCTCGCTACCGCCCGCGCCGTATGCTCGACTCTTCTGCTACCGCTCTTTCTCCAGCACCGCCACGTACTGCCCGCCTTCTCCGCGATAGGTTTCGGTCCGGGTCCACGCCGTCCCCGCCAGCACGTCGTCCATCTCCGCGGGCGAGACCAGCAGGTAGTCGAACCACTCCGTGCTGTGGGTCTTGTACCGCGTCCGGATCCGGAGCGCACCGGGGAGCAGGCCGCGCTCGCGGTTATACTCGTGGTAGCTCCGGTGGTACTCGTCGATATTCTCGTAGATGTCGCGACTCTCGGCGATAATCCGGGCGTCCTCGGTCGTGACCGTCGCCAGCGCGTCGAGCACCTCCGGAGCTGTGTCGGCCGTGCCGACCAGCCCGAAGTTGTTACCCAGCATGAGCACCGTCTCGAAGGTGTCCGAATCGAACGCCTCGCCCACGTCGGCCACATCACACGCCCGAACATTCTCGACGCCGCGCTCGCGGCTCACTTCGACCGCACCGGCCGAGACGTCGATCCCGACCATGTCGTGGCCCTGTCCCTGGGCATACAGCGCGTGTCGGCCAGCGCCACAGCCGACGTCGAGGACGCGGCCCCGGAGGTGGTCGAGGCCAGCGTGCAGGTGATCTCCCCACTCCTCGTACTCGCTGAAGTACATCTCCGGCCCGCCCGAGGGCGCGATGAATCCGTCGTCGCGCTCGACGATCTCGAAGCCCTCCTCGTCCTCGTAGTAGTCCCGTATCGCTTTGCCGTAGGCGTCGCCTTCGTCTGGAACCTCGGCAGTGTCGTCCATACACTCGCGTCTCGTGGATTGCTGAAAAACATCGACGGTGGTGTGAGACTCGCTCTCAGACCTGTTCGACGCCCTCGAGACCGTCGCCGGTGATCTGGAAGCGCGCGGTGTCGCCGGCGGCCTTCGACTGATGTTTTTCCAGCGTCGCCCGCCGGTTCCCGCCGCGGAAGCGATCGAGCCGCAGGATGACGGCCGACCAGTGATTCAGGGTGTGCCCGCCCAGCGCCCGTGTTCCGTCGCTGTCGGGATCGGTGTAGACCTGATTGGTGAACGCGACGCCGATGTCGTGTTTGCGGGCCTGACCGAGCAGGTGGGTGAGCTGGCGGGCCACGTCCCGCAGGGCCTCGCCACCGTCCTGGTCGTCACGTTCGAGTCGATAGAAGCCCGTCGCACTGTCGAGGACGATCACCTCGACCTGACTCGCGAGGTCGGCGGCGTCCTTGACGGCCTGCTCCTGCTCTTCGAAGGTCGTCGCCTCGGAGATGATGATGTTCGAAGCGATCTCGTCGACGTCGCCGCGGGCGCTGGCGAGTTGCTCCATCCGGTCGGGCGAGATTCCTTCAGTGTCGATCAACAGGGCAGAGTCGCCCGCGGCGGCGACTTCGATGGCGGCTCCGAGCGCGAGGTTGGTCTTGCCGGCGGCTGGCTGGCCGTATATCTGGGTGACGGCGCTCCGTGGGAGCCCCCCACCCAGTAGCTCGTCGATCGGCGAACAGCCTGTCGAAATCGGCTCTGTCACGGCTGTGGATTGGGTGGGCCCGGTCAAAAACACTCGTACTCGCGGGCACGGTCTTCGCTCCTGCGGACAACGGCTACTGGTAAGTACGAGCGCCCGAAAGATCGGGTGTGATCGTCGTCGCGACCTCGGACTTCGAAGTCTATCACGGCGTGGTCCAGGCGCTGCGGGACCGCAGCGTCGAATTCACCACGATCGAACCCGACGACCCGCTGCCGGAACGAACCTCGCTGGTGATCGTCGGACCCGAAGAGACAGTCGATGCGCCCGCAGACGTGCCCGTCGTCACGGCCCGACCGGGCGCCCCGCGCCGCGCAGTCGAGGACGCGCTCGCACGGCTCCGCGGGGGCGACGGCCGGACAGTCGTCGGGATCGATCCCGGTGAGAAGCCCGGGATCGCGGTACTGGTCGGTGACGTGGTGGTCGCGGCTTTCCAGGTCCCGCCGAGCGACGCCGCCGAAGTCGTCCACCGCGAAGTCGAAGACGCCGTCGACCCCATCGTTCGGATCGGCGACGGCGCGCGACTGATCGGCGGTCGGATCATCGACGACATCGATGCGCCCGTCGAACTGGTCGACGAGACGGGGACGACGCCCTATCTCGGGACCGGCACCCGCGGCATGGGCGACGTGCTCGCCGCGGCCAACATCGCCCGGATCGAGGGCGAACCCACCGACTCTCGGGAGATCGAACCCACCGCTGGCGAGATCCAGCGAATCAAAGACCGCTCGCGCGAAGAGAGTGAGAAAAACCGTGCGATCGACGAGACACTCGCACGCCGCGTCGCCGTCGGTGACCTCACGATCGAAGAGGCTCTCGCCGAACACCGCGACGAGTAGACAACTCCTTGCACACTCGTTTCCGGTTCACTAATCACTATTAAACGTGAATGAAATGGTTTCGGTGTCATGGGGCACGATGACACACTTCGTGGCGAGGACACAGCACGGGGCAC
The Halapricum salinum genome window above contains:
- the radB gene encoding DNA repair and recombination protein RadB: MTEPISTGCSPIDELLGGGLPRSAVTQIYGQPAAGKTNLALGAAIEVAAAGDSALLIDTEGISPDRMEQLASARGDVDEIASNIIISEATTFEEQEQAVKDAADLASQVEVIVLDSATGFYRLERDDQDGGEALRDVARQLTHLLGQARKHDIGVAFTNQVYTDPDSDGTRALGGHTLNHWSAVILRLDRFRGGNRRATLEKHQSKAAGDTARFQITGDGLEGVEQV